In the genome of Thermoproteus tenax Kra 1, the window GGCTGGAGGACGATCTCTCTGCTTTTGCCGACGATTAGATCGATATATATCTCCGCCGCGTTGATTAAGTAGTCGATTATTCTATCCGCATGCAACATCGTGAGCTCATCCTCAGCGTACTGTCTGAGCACAAAGCGCATTTTGTTCAAAGAATCTATTAAGTCGAAGACTGCCGCCAGATCGCCAGTCGAGGACTTACGAGAGAACTCATCTACGGCGCCTTTGAGGGCTCCGACGAGCTCCCTCTTTGGCTCCAAGGCCGCCAACTCGACCAAATGGTCGGCCGCTCTCTCTATATAGCGGGCCAGCTGGACGTGTCTGACGCACGAACCTGTGGGATATTTGTAGCAGAGTCTCTCTATCATGTGCCTATATCTGTCTACCTCGTCGTCCACGCTTTCCATGAGGGCAGGATCGGCCTTGGGCGCAGTCATGACGTGGTCCATCATAAAGGACAGTGTTGAGATCATCCTTGCTATGAGCTTCTCTCTATCTATCTTGACGTCTTCAACTCTGAATACTATGTAGTCGGGCCCCTCCTCCACAGGTAGCATATAGAGCCCTCTGGCCGACGACATTATCTTATGTCTAAACTGCAAATCCATGCCCTTTACCTCGAGCTTCACCTCGTCGTACCCGGTCACGAGCGCGGCTACGAGCAATTTAACCACTGTATCTTGCCTAGGCTCAGACACCTTGATGGCCACGGCCCTCATATGTGCCGGCTTGATGGCCACTACGTC includes:
- a CDS encoding PhoU domain-containing protein: METRKIFKIRESYAVFLPKPWCERNSVNERSEVSVIWEEDVVAIKPAHMRAVAIKVSEPRQDTVVKLLVAALVTGYDEVKLEVKGMDLQFRHKIMSSARGLYMLPVEEGPDYIVFRVEDVKIDREKLIARMISTLSFMMDHVMTAPKADPALMESVDDEVDRYRHMIERLCYKYPTGSCVRHVQLARYIERAADHLVELAALEPKRELVGALKGAVDEFSRKSSTGDLAAVFDLIDSLNKMRFVLRQYAEDELTMLHADRIIDYLINAAEIYIDLIVGKSREIVLQPANS